A single window of Oerskovia paurometabola DNA harbors:
- a CDS encoding ABC transporter ATP-binding protein, whose translation MSPEILQGVWITLLLAVAAALGRIVVPIAVQQTVDSGIMAPGGPDTSRVTLLVGLAALVLVVAGLCSALVNVRLFRSTEAGLASLRVRAFRHVHDLSVLTQSTERRGALVSRVTSDVDTISLFVQWGGIMLLVSVLQIGAATILMAFYSWQLTLLVWACFVPLFLILRPAQKHVNAAYTALRERVGAMLGAISESVVGAETIRAYGVGERTGRRIDAAVESTRTGMVRAQKLVSTVFSSGVLVANLVLAVVVVVGTLLGIDGSITAGKLLAFLFLVQLFTGPVQMATEILNELQNAVAGWRRVLAVVETPIQVVDKGEQGVRSPRGPAHVTLEDVRFAYPDGPEVLHGVDLDFPARTSVAVVGATGSGKTTIAKLVTRLMDPTSGAVRLDGVDLRDLSAASLRERVVLVPQEGFLFDGTLAENIAYGVRDASEPGGRPTGETSAQAATRHAGRIDAAVAELGLTDWVADLPHGLGSAVGQRGEALSAGERQLVAITRAYLAEADLLVLDEATSAVDPATEVRIARALDSLTAGRSTITIAHRLSTAEAADLVVVVDAGHVVEVGPHAELAAAGGVYASMHASWVAQTR comes from the coding sequence ATGTCCCCGGAGATCCTCCAGGGCGTGTGGATCACCCTGCTCCTGGCCGTCGCGGCAGCGCTGGGGCGCATCGTCGTCCCGATCGCGGTCCAGCAGACCGTCGACAGCGGCATCATGGCCCCTGGCGGACCCGACACGAGCCGCGTGACGCTGCTCGTGGGGCTCGCGGCCCTCGTCCTGGTGGTCGCGGGCCTGTGCTCGGCGCTCGTCAACGTGCGCCTGTTCCGTTCGACCGAGGCCGGGCTGGCGAGCCTGCGCGTGCGCGCGTTCCGGCACGTGCACGACCTGTCGGTCCTCACGCAGAGCACCGAGCGGCGCGGGGCCCTGGTCTCGCGCGTCACGAGCGACGTCGACACCATCTCGCTGTTCGTCCAGTGGGGCGGCATCATGCTGCTCGTCTCGGTGCTGCAGATCGGTGCCGCCACGATCCTCATGGCGTTCTACTCGTGGCAGCTCACGCTGCTCGTGTGGGCGTGCTTCGTGCCGCTCTTCCTGATCCTGCGTCCCGCCCAGAAGCACGTGAACGCCGCGTACACCGCGCTGCGCGAGCGGGTCGGCGCGATGCTCGGCGCCATCTCGGAGTCGGTCGTGGGCGCCGAGACGATCCGCGCGTACGGCGTCGGGGAGCGTACCGGGCGCCGCATCGACGCGGCCGTCGAGAGCACGCGCACGGGCATGGTCCGAGCGCAGAAGCTCGTCTCGACGGTCTTCTCGAGCGGCGTGCTCGTGGCGAACCTGGTCCTGGCCGTCGTCGTGGTCGTGGGCACCCTCCTGGGCATCGACGGGTCGATCACCGCGGGCAAGCTCCTCGCTTTCCTGTTCCTCGTCCAGCTCTTCACGGGACCCGTGCAGATGGCGACCGAGATCCTCAACGAGCTCCAGAACGCGGTCGCGGGCTGGCGCCGGGTCCTCGCGGTCGTCGAGACCCCGATCCAGGTCGTCGACAAGGGGGAGCAGGGCGTGCGCTCGCCGCGCGGGCCGGCCCACGTGACCCTGGAGGACGTGCGCTTCGCCTACCCGGACGGCCCCGAGGTCCTGCACGGCGTGGACCTGGACTTCCCGGCCCGCACGTCCGTCGCGGTCGTCGGCGCCACGGGTTCGGGCAAGACCACGATCGCCAAGCTCGTGACGCGCCTCATGGACCCGACGTCGGGCGCCGTCCGGCTCGACGGCGTGGACCTGCGCGACCTGTCGGCCGCGAGCCTGCGCGAGCGCGTGGTCCTCGTGCCGCAGGAGGGCTTCCTGTTCGACGGGACGCTCGCCGAGAACATCGCGTACGGCGTGCGGGACGCGTCCGAGCCCGGAGGCCGGCCGACGGGGGAGACCTCCGCGCAGGCCGCCACCCGGCACGCCGGGCGCATCGACGCGGCGGTCGCCGAGCTCGGCCTGACCGACTGGGTCGCGGACCTTCCGCACGGGCTGGGCTCCGCCGTCGGGCAGCGGGGTGAGGCGCTGTCCGCGGGGGAGCGGCAGCTCGTCGCGATCACGCGCGCCTACCTGGCCGAGGCCGACCTGCTCGTGCTGGACGAGGCGACCTCGGCCGTGGACCCCGCGACCGAGGTGCGCATCGCGCGCGCCCTCGACTCGCTCACGGCCGGTCGCAGCACCATCACGATCGCGCACCGGCTCTCGACCGCCGAGGCCGCCGACCTCGTGGTCGTGGTCGACGCGGGGCACGTGGTCGAGGTCGGCCCGCACGCCGAGCTCGCGGCCGCGGGCGGCGTCTACGCGTCGATGCACGCGTCCTGGGTCGCGCAGACCCGATGA
- a CDS encoding anthranilate synthase component I — protein MTGPSPVTSTPVPVVPAAGLPWGETWPTVEGFRALASSRRVVPVVRRLLADDVTPVGLYRTLAQGRPGTFVLESAEVDGSWARYSFVGVASRATLTARDGQAVWTGDVPAGVPTSGDVVDVLERTLDALRTPAIDGLPPLTGGLAGALGWDVVRHWEPTLPANAPDELGVPEVTLCLATDLAVVDHREGSVWLVANAINFDDTDERVDEAYADAVARLDRMQGELVAGTGRGSSTAVVADVPEPELEFRSTREEFEDAVLAGKEAIREGEVFQIVISQRLDLDCPAPPLDVYRVLRTINPSPYMYYFQLTDADGADFAVVGSSPETLVKVDDGHVVTFPIAGSRPRGTTPEQDVALGEELLADPKERAEHIMLVDLSRNDLVKVCDPASVEVVEFMATKRFSHIMHLCSTVVGTLREGARALDVLRATFPAGTLSGAPKPRAIALIDELEPASRGIYGGTVGYFDFDGNMDMAIAIRTALIRDGRASVQAGGGIVADSVPALEYEESRNKAAAAVRAVQLAARLRSLS, from the coding sequence GTGACCGGACCGTCCCCCGTGACCAGCACGCCCGTCCCCGTGGTGCCCGCCGCGGGCCTGCCGTGGGGCGAGACCTGGCCCACGGTCGAGGGGTTCCGTGCGCTCGCGTCGTCGCGCCGCGTGGTCCCGGTGGTCCGCCGCCTCCTGGCCGACGACGTCACGCCCGTGGGCCTGTACCGCACCCTCGCGCAGGGACGCCCGGGCACGTTCGTCCTGGAGTCCGCCGAGGTCGACGGCTCCTGGGCGCGCTACTCGTTCGTGGGCGTGGCCTCGCGCGCGACCCTGACCGCGCGCGACGGCCAGGCCGTGTGGACGGGCGACGTCCCCGCGGGCGTCCCGACGTCCGGGGACGTCGTCGACGTGCTCGAACGGACGCTCGACGCGCTGCGCACCCCCGCGATCGACGGTCTGCCGCCCCTCACGGGTGGGCTCGCGGGCGCCCTGGGGTGGGACGTCGTCCGCCACTGGGAGCCCACGTTGCCCGCGAACGCGCCCGACGAGCTGGGCGTCCCCGAGGTCACGCTGTGCCTCGCGACCGACCTCGCGGTCGTGGACCACCGCGAGGGCAGCGTGTGGCTCGTGGCCAACGCCATCAACTTCGACGACACCGACGAGCGCGTCGACGAGGCCTACGCCGATGCCGTGGCGCGCCTCGACCGGATGCAGGGCGAGCTCGTCGCCGGCACCGGCCGCGGGTCCTCGACCGCGGTCGTGGCGGACGTCCCCGAGCCCGAGCTCGAGTTCCGCTCGACGCGCGAGGAGTTCGAGGACGCCGTGCTCGCGGGCAAGGAGGCCATCCGCGAGGGCGAGGTCTTCCAGATCGTCATCTCCCAACGGCTCGACCTCGACTGCCCGGCCCCACCGCTCGACGTCTACCGGGTTCTGCGGACCATCAACCCGAGCCCGTACATGTACTACTTCCAGCTCACGGACGCCGACGGGGCGGACTTCGCCGTGGTCGGGTCGAGCCCCGAGACGCTCGTCAAGGTCGACGACGGGCACGTGGTCACGTTCCCCATCGCGGGATCGCGGCCGCGTGGCACGACGCCCGAGCAGGACGTCGCGCTGGGGGAGGAGCTGTTGGCCGACCCCAAGGAGCGGGCCGAGCACATCATGCTCGTCGACCTCTCGCGCAACGACCTCGTGAAGGTCTGCGACCCGGCCTCGGTCGAGGTCGTCGAGTTCATGGCCACCAAGCGGTTCAGCCACATCATGCACCTGTGCTCGACCGTCGTCGGGACGCTGCGCGAGGGCGCACGGGCGCTCGACGTGCTCCGCGCCACGTTCCCCGCGGGCACGCTCTCGGGAGCGCCCAAGCCGCGCGCGATCGCCCTGATCGACGAGCTGGAACCCGCCTCGCGCGGCATCTACGGCGGGACCGTGGGCTACTTCGACTTCGACGGCAACATGGACATGGCCATCGCGATCCGCACGGCCCTGATCCGCGACGGACGCGCGAGCGTCCAGGCGGGCGGCGGGATCGTCGCCGACTCGGTGCCCGCGCTGGAGTACGAGGAGTCGCGCAACAAGGCGGCCGCCGCGGTGCGCGCCGTCCAGCTCGCCGCGCGCCTGCGGAGCCTGTCGTGA
- the hisI gene encoding phosphoribosyl-AMP cyclohydrolase, whose protein sequence is MSGETSAAAPAALPATLAARLKRDVDGLVAAIVQQHDTGEVLMLGWMDDEALRRTLTSGRVTFWSRSRQEYWRKGDTSGHAQWVKSVAIDCDGDALLVRADQVGAACHTGARTCFEAGGDLGAVVGNRPETETSEEKTQ, encoded by the coding sequence ATCTCCGGCGAGACGTCCGCCGCCGCTCCCGCCGCGCTGCCCGCGACCCTCGCCGCGCGCCTCAAGCGCGACGTCGACGGCCTCGTCGCGGCGATCGTCCAGCAGCACGACACCGGTGAGGTGCTCATGCTCGGCTGGATGGACGACGAGGCGCTGCGTCGCACCCTGACGTCGGGCCGGGTCACGTTCTGGTCGCGCTCCCGGCAGGAGTACTGGCGCAAGGGCGACACGTCGGGCCACGCGCAGTGGGTCAAGTCCGTCGCGATCGACTGCGACGGCGACGCGCTGCTCGTCCGCGCCGACCAGGTCGGCGCAGCGTGCCACACGGGTGCCCGCACCTGCTTCGAGGCGGGCGGGGACCTGGGCGCCGTCGTCGGGAACCGCCCCGAGACCGAGACCTCCGAGGAGAAGACGCAGTGA
- a CDS encoding ABC transporter ATP-binding protein: MGRGMRSEWRIYILAIGASALFGATTVGISLAVGRVTDEVVVPALAGDTDARGDLWLAGLVLVGIAVTLALTVAGRRIFAGYGYANIQARHRTAVTHQYLRLPMSWHRSHPAGQLLSNANSDVEAATGVFNPLPFALGVVVMIGVSAVMLFRIDVWLACAALIVIPVAVAVNVVFQKYMSPAITHAQQLRAEVSDVAHESFEAALLVKSLGTEAREERRFAARTDELRAANVRVGVVRAFFDPVIELLPSLGTLLVLGVGAARVSAGAVDTGEIVTAAYLLTIMAVPVRAFGWVLGELPRALVGYERIASVLDAPGIPVAGAQRLPAATRGAHVRFEDVGVDVRAGGRDVTLLDGVELDLAPGRTIAVVGPTGAGKTTLVSLLARLSDPTRGRVLIDGVDVRDALAADLTRQVALVAQSTFIFEDTVRSNVTLADEGVGPTDEQVWDALRLAKVDDVVSRLPGGLDSPLGERGSNLSGGQRQRLAIARALVRSPRLLVLDDATSAVDPRVEQQILAGLRGDGPTGAAAQGPTAEHPTVVMVAYRMSSVALADQVVHVESGRVVDVGTHDELLARDAGYRDLAMAYQREAERRAEADELDGDLPAGRDEHDRGDEQREEIERCEQEETDEIVRHAEEGTVTE, translated from the coding sequence ATGGGGCGCGGCATGCGGTCCGAGTGGCGCATCTACATCCTCGCGATCGGGGCCTCCGCGCTGTTCGGAGCGACGACCGTGGGCATCAGCCTCGCGGTCGGCCGGGTCACCGACGAGGTCGTCGTCCCGGCCCTCGCGGGGGACACCGACGCCCGGGGCGACCTGTGGCTCGCGGGGCTCGTGCTGGTGGGCATCGCCGTGACGCTCGCGCTCACGGTCGCGGGGCGGCGCATCTTCGCGGGCTACGGCTACGCGAACATCCAGGCGAGGCACCGCACGGCCGTCACGCACCAGTACCTGCGCCTGCCCATGTCGTGGCACCGGAGCCATCCGGCCGGGCAGCTCCTGTCGAACGCCAACTCGGACGTCGAGGCCGCGACGGGTGTGTTCAACCCGTTGCCCTTCGCCCTGGGCGTCGTCGTGATGATCGGCGTGTCCGCGGTCATGCTGTTCCGCATCGACGTGTGGCTCGCGTGCGCCGCGCTGATCGTCATCCCGGTCGCGGTCGCGGTCAACGTGGTCTTCCAGAAGTACATGTCGCCCGCGATCACGCACGCGCAACAGCTGCGTGCCGAGGTCTCCGACGTCGCGCACGAGAGCTTCGAGGCCGCGCTGCTCGTCAAGTCGCTGGGCACCGAGGCGCGCGAGGAGCGGCGCTTCGCGGCGCGCACCGACGAGCTGCGCGCTGCCAACGTCCGCGTGGGCGTGGTCCGCGCGTTCTTCGACCCGGTCATCGAGCTCCTGCCCTCGCTGGGCACGCTCCTGGTCCTGGGGGTCGGAGCCGCCCGCGTGTCGGCCGGTGCGGTCGACACGGGCGAGATCGTGACGGCGGCGTACCTGCTGACGATCATGGCCGTCCCGGTCCGTGCGTTCGGGTGGGTCCTGGGTGAGCTGCCGCGCGCGCTCGTGGGCTACGAGCGCATCGCGAGCGTGCTCGACGCCCCGGGCATCCCGGTCGCGGGGGCGCAGCGCCTGCCTGCCGCGACGCGGGGCGCGCACGTGCGCTTCGAGGACGTGGGCGTCGACGTCCGCGCGGGTGGTCGTGACGTGACCCTGCTCGACGGCGTGGAGCTCGACCTGGCACCCGGGCGCACGATCGCGGTCGTCGGGCCGACGGGCGCTGGCAAGACCACGCTGGTGTCCCTGCTCGCCCGCCTCTCGGACCCCACGCGTGGCCGGGTCCTGATCGACGGTGTCGACGTGCGCGACGCGCTCGCGGCCGACCTCACGCGTCAGGTCGCTCTCGTCGCGCAGTCCACGTTCATCTTCGAGGACACGGTCCGCTCCAACGTGACGCTCGCGGACGAGGGCGTCGGCCCGACCGACGAGCAGGTGTGGGACGCGCTGCGCCTGGCCAAGGTCGACGACGTCGTCTCGCGCCTGCCCGGCGGCCTCGACTCGCCGCTGGGCGAGCGGGGCTCGAACCTGTCGGGCGGGCAGCGCCAGCGGCTAGCGATCGCGCGCGCCCTGGTGCGGTCCCCGCGCCTGCTGGTCCTCGACGACGCGACCTCCGCCGTCGACCCGCGCGTCGAGCAGCAGATCCTCGCCGGGCTGCGGGGCGACGGCCCGACGGGCGCGGCCGCGCAAGGCCCGACGGCGGAGCACCCCACGGTCGTCATGGTCGCCTACCGCATGTCGAGCGTCGCGCTCGCGGACCAGGTGGTCCACGTCGAGTCGGGCCGGGTCGTCGACGTCGGGACGCACGACGAGCTGCTCGCTCGCGACGCCGGCTACCGCGACCTGGCCATGGCCTACCAGCGCGAGGCCGAGCGCCGCGCGGAGGCCGACGAGCTCGACGGCGACCTGCCGGCCGGGCGCGACGAGCACGACCGGGGGGACGAGCAGCGCGAGGAGATCGAACGCTGCGAGCAGGAGGAGACCGACGAGATCGTGCGTCACGCCGAGGAAGGGACGGTGACCGAGTGA